GTTCCTTCGCCACCGTCTGCCATTGGACATAACTGTGTTTCAGCATCTGGAAAAACCTCTTGCCATCCTTTGGCAATGGCTTGAGCGACGCCCAAAGCCGATAGGCTGTCTTTAAAAGAGTCTGGCGCAATCACAACCTTCATAAGTTCTCTAAATCTGTTTTTTTTCAATTAATTTATACTGCTTAAACTCATAAAAACCTACTTAAAATGACGTAAATTTCAGCTCATTACATCATTTCTATTTTTAAAAAATATAAAGTGAATTATGTTTTTATCTGTAAAAAACAGGTCATCATGTTTTTAAGATATTGTTATTATTTAAGTTAAATCATTTTTTGGTTTTGGCTGAATGATTGTAATTATAAAAAATATGGCACATATTATAACTAGCGTTGAGGCTGCCTCTAAATATCATGAGTAAGATAAAAGTGGATTTTTACTTATTAAGATAAACAGCAAATAGTGTAGATATAACCATAATTAAGTTGTGAATTTATTGCACCTATAGAATGTGTAAAAAGAAATAAGAGGATGACAAAGTGGATAATTCAGAAGAACAAAAGCATATTCAGGAAAATAACGGCTTTGCACGAATTGAACCCTATACTCATCCTGCGGGCGGATGGGGAGCTCTACTCAGCGTTGCTCGAAACTTAAAGCGGCAAGATATTTTAAAAAAAGGTTCAATTACCTTACTCAATATTAACCAGCCTACAGGGTTCGACTGTCCCGGTTGTGCATGGCCAGAAAAGAAAAATGCCCACGCGTTTAACTTCTGTGAAAACGGCGCAAAAGCGGTTGCATTTGAAGCAACCAGTAAAACAGTGACTCCCGAATATTTTGCAGGCCACACATTAAGTTGGTTATCAGAACAAAGTGATTTCTTTCTAGAAGACTTAGGTCGCTTAACCGACCCAGTCCGCTACGATGCTGAAACAGATAAATATGTCGCAATTTCATGGGATGAAGCATTTCAGATTATTGCTAAGCATTTACATGCATTAGATCACCCAGACCAAGCTGCATTTTATACTTCAGGCCGTGCGAGTAACGAAGCGGCATTTTTATATCAATTGTTTGTGCGAAGTTTTGGAACAAATAACTTTCCAGACTGTTCGAACATGTGCCATGAAACCACAAGCGTTGGGTTACTTGATTCGATTGGTTTAGGAAAGGGCACAGTCACCCTAGAAGACTTTGATTTAGCCGATGCAATTTTCAGTTTTGGGCATAACCCCGGAACCAATCACCCGCGTATGTTAGGTACTTTACGTGAAGTGTCTAAGCGGGGCGGTAATATTATTGCGATTAACCCCATTAAAGAGCGAGGCTTAGAGCGTTTCCAAGACCCACAAGCACCACTTGAAATGATGACCAACGGCAGTACCCCAATTAGTCGTTATTATTTCCAGCCTAAAATTGGTGGTGACTATGCACTCATGTTAGGAATTTTAAAGCACTTAAATGAGTGGGATAAAAAGGCGCTTACTTCAGGTAAACCAAGTGTTTTTGACCGAAATTTTATTGCGGTTAATACCATCGGTTTCGACGAGATGATTGCCGAAGTTGAAAAAACTGAGTGGAAAGATATTTATAAACACTCGGGCCTATCATCTGAACATTTAGAAAAACTCGCTAAACTCTTTTTAGAGTCTGAGCGCTCAATTTTCTGTTGGGGAATGGGAATTACCCAACATCGCCACGGAACATCCAACGTACACATGTTGGCAAATTTATTGTTGGCTCGTGGGCAAATTGGCAGACCTGGTGCAGGTCTATGTCCAGTTCGTGGACACAGTAATGTGCAAGGTGACCGAACTATGGGCATTAATGAGTTACCTAGCCCTAAATTACTCGACAAC
This region of Acinetobacter sp. XS-4 genomic DNA includes:
- a CDS encoding FdhF/YdeP family oxidoreductase, with protein sequence MDNSEEQKHIQENNGFARIEPYTHPAGGWGALLSVARNLKRQDILKKGSITLLNINQPTGFDCPGCAWPEKKNAHAFNFCENGAKAVAFEATSKTVTPEYFAGHTLSWLSEQSDFFLEDLGRLTDPVRYDAETDKYVAISWDEAFQIIAKHLHALDHPDQAAFYTSGRASNEAAFLYQLFVRSFGTNNFPDCSNMCHETTSVGLLDSIGLGKGTVTLEDFDLADAIFSFGHNPGTNHPRMLGTLREVSKRGGNIIAINPIKERGLERFQDPQAPLEMMTNGSTPISRYYFQPKIGGDYALMLGILKHLNEWDKKALTSGKPSVFDRNFIAVNTIGFDEMIAEVEKTEWKDIYKHSGLSSEHLEKLAKLFLESERSIFCWGMGITQHRHGTSNVHMLANLLLARGQIGRPGAGLCPVRGHSNVQGDRTMGINELPSPKLLDNIDRVFGIKSPRKNGHGVVETIKAMYENEVKVFIGLGGNFAVATPDTPYTQEALRKCNLTVHVATKLNRSHLVCGKEALILPCLGRTEIDEQLHGPQAISVEDSMSNIHLSAGRNTPISENILSEPDIVARMAEAVLPDSKIKWKWYIESYDRIRDSIAEVFDEFHDFNLRVYNPGGFHLEHPANQHIWNTKSGKAQFMITPLSEVYGDKENQYAAAYTESKVYTLMTTRSHDQYNTTLYGLDDRYRGVFGQRRVLFMNQADIDEAGFEANQWVDIESVFSDGVKRIVHSFRIVPYNIPRGSLAAYYPETNPLVALSSHDKYAKIPASKSVPVILHAGDAPAHFNLATAVDPEDADKKVSSL